ctcgcatgcacaagaccctgggttcaatccccagcaccattaaaaaaaaaaaaaaaaggaaacgtGAACTTAATTGCAGTTTGCCCGAAACTGGGAAAGCAGCTACCCTGCCTCTACCTTTCCTACAGGAATGTTACAATTTATAGCCCAGAAATATACATATGCAGATTCAGCCAGGCTGTGTTAGATAGAGGTCTGTTACAATTCTGGTCTTTCTTTCtgtactgagaattgagcccattggtgcttaaccactgaaccacacccctagccctttttcatattttatttagagacagggtctcactgagttgctaagtgcctcactaagttgctgaggctggctttgaactcataatcctcctgcctcagtttcccaagctgctggaattacaggcatgcgccactgagCCCAGCACAATTCTGGTTTTTCAAACTTTGCTGGTGTCTGCTCAGGTTTTGGGGCCAGTTCCTCAGTTTTCATGCTCAGCATGAGGAGACTGACTCATTTGCTGAAAAACAATTTTACAAGAAATTGGGGAGTTGAGGCTTTTAATTTCAAAGGGGGCTctgttactaaaaaaaaaaaaaaggtgaaaattttGTAGATAGAAGGTCAAGGTGGTCAGCACCTAGGATCAGGGTCGGGTGAGAGGGCAGCAGTTGGATGAAGGATCCTTCAATCAGGCCAGGAGACCAGGTGGAGGCCTGATTTTCCTTTAGCCTCCCTGTCTGTACCTCTGCCTGCCAGTCCTGATGCAAGGACCCAGCCCCAGCAGCACCCCAGAACCTGCCTCCATAGTCTGCCTGTGCAGGGCTCCTCAGTGGGCCCTTTCCTTCTGCTTGCCTCTCATCACCACCGTAAGCAATCCACAGGTCAAAATTCCCAAGACATTGGCCAACAAGGCAGGGAGGGCTGCGTCTAGTAGCCAGGGTTCTGACTTGGGCTCATAGCTGTGGCCAAACCCTTGCACAACTCCATATTGCTGAATAAGTAGAAAAGCAGAGCTCACTCCGAGTGCAGAGACCCTGGGAAGAGGGTAACCTGGGCCTCAGACACCCCACCTGGCTCCAACCCAAGGCATCTGGTCTCCTGAGGACAAGGGAGGTGACCCACAGTTGAGAACCATGCTACAATCTTAAAGAGCTCTCTCCTACATTGGGATCACTGTTCTGTCTCacaaatttggaaactgaggtccagtgTGTGTATGGGGTGGGTGATTTACCCAAAGTCACCCAGTGGGTCAGCAAGGAACCCACTGCACTTTCAGCACCTACACAATGACTTTCCATGCAGGCCCTTGTGTCATAGGTCAGGAGCTTCTGCTGATAGCAGGAGATAAGATGGGGGGGGGAGCCTGGGCCATCAACTGGAGCTTGTGAAAGGAGTTGCCAAAGCAAGTGGCTGTGTCAAGAGcaactgctgaggctggtgtcGTTGCtgtgggaggagggggcagggagggcacTGGGCAGGTTGAGGTGGAACCGGAGGGCGGGAGGAGACGAGGATGACGGGAACCCTTGTGGAGTTCTGGAGTGGGTCCAAGGTCCACACTGAGTAAGGAATGGACACGTCCACCCAAAGAAGGGCCATAGGCAAGGCAGACAAAGACAGAGGTGTGAGAGGAATGGGCCCTCCGGGACAGACTGCCTAGAGTACATGTACATTTAAGCTTTGGAAGTGGGGGTTCCCCCAAAGCCACACTGCTAGTGATGGAGCCAGACTGAAACTCAGGACAGTCTGAGCCACAGCAACAAGCTACTTCTAGTCCAGCCCAGAGGAAGCCAGAGTCTAAACCTCCTGCTAAGAATAACCCAGAACTGCTGGGcgcagagaaaacatctggagaAGCCTAAAGCCCTGCAGGTCCTCAGCTCCCTCACCCAGTATTTTACCTGTGACATTTTACTGGGACCCCAAACAGCCCCTAGAGGTATTTCAAGTTCTGCCTCAGCCATCACTGCCCCTCTCCCAGGCACCTTGGAAGGACCTGATAGGGCTGGAAAGGTGAGGGGAGGAGTCAAATCATTGATCACACATCATTCActcactcaacaaacatttacttcTGAGCACCTACTGAATTCCAGGACTTGGGCTGTGTTGGAGGGAATACAACAGTAAGGTAGACTccaggtgggagggagaggagccCTTCCAATCAACTGGGCCAACTGTCATTTTAGGATGCAGAAATCGAGACCTGCAGAGGGAAAGTGACTCGCCCAAAGCCCCTCAGCTAGTGAGTGACGGGGCCAAGTCCAGTCCCCTTCTGAGGCACACTCCTCCTCAGTCATCCTGCAGATATGGATTAGGCAAAACCTGTGTCCCAGGCACTGCTCCAGCCCCTGGGAGAAACGCATCCCTTGACTCCTTAGGACAGGTAGAGGTGGAGCAAGTGGATAGGAAGGAGGATGTCACCAAGCTGAAAACggccagggtggggtggggtgtacCAATGTCAACCTCCCTGGAAACCAGAGGGCTCAGAGCTCCACCCAAGGGGCGGGGCTCCCGTGGCCCAGAGCTGCCCTCCCCAACCCCAGGATGGAATATAAAAGCCCCTTCCCAGTTACTTCTGGAGAAGAGCAGGAGTCAGTGAGAGGTCACCTGAGGGTCCCCCGGGCAGGAAGGGATCAAGGGACACCACCCCCACCCTGTTGAGGCTGAGAGTGTCTCTCACCCAGCTGTGGCTGGAGGTCTCACCATGGAGATGCGGCTGCTCCTGGGCCTGGCTGGGGTCCTAGCCACACTCATCCTCCCTCACCCCGGTGACGGCACTGTCTCAGGTAACAGCCCCTTGGCCAGCCAAGGAAGAGGGACAGTCTGAGGGAAGGGGAATGGCAGAGAAGCATGTGGATCTGGGGGGTCTTCTGGCTCCTTAGACCTTCAGTCCCCATCCCTTTGAACAGCCACCCCCAGGGCGGTGGAGAACTCGCTCCTTCAGGACTGCATAGCAGAGGCCAAGTTGCTGGTGGATGCTGCCTACAATCGGACCCagaagaggtggacctgggtctggGGGCTGCCTGGGCCTGGGAGGGTCAGTGGGGCAGGGTCATTCCAGCCATTCATCTCACCCAACACCCACCCCTGGGTGCCATGGGACTGCCACGGTTGGTAGAGAACTTCCCTCCCTTCGCCCTGGTCTGTCTGCTCTGTCCTGATGACTCACCCTCTGGGCTGGGGCTCTACTGGGTGGCTCTGCACCTTCTTCCAGCCCTCCCTCCTCATTTCCCGGGCAGCATCAAGCAGCGCCTTCGCAGCGGCTCTGCCAGCCCCATGGACCTCCTGTCCTACTTCAAGCAACCCATAGCAGCCACCAGGACAGTTGTTCGGGCAGCTGATTATATGCATGTGGCCCTAGGGCTATTGGAAGAGAAGTTACAACCCTGGACATCCAGACCCTTCAATGTCACTGGTACTATGTTCCCCATTGAACCCCCAGGGCCTGCACTGGGCTGGAGGTGGAAGGAAGCCAGGATTAGAAGCGGGAGTACAGCCCTGGGGAGGAGGGATGGTAAAGGGATGGAGCAGGCCAGCTCAGAAAGGAGCTAGGACTCCAGACTCAGGACTCCTCCCACTTGTCCTCCAGATGTGCTAACGGAACATCAGCTGCACCTGCTGTCCCGGGCCACTGGCTGTGCTCCTCAGGACCAGGCTGAGAAGTGCAGCAATAAGTACCGCACCATCACTGGGAGATGTAACAACAAGTGGGTGCCAGGGGCCACCTTCCCCGCTGCCTTCCTCCATGTCCCTGAACCCCACTAATCCCACCCATTCACGGCTACAGGAAGAGACCCTGGCTGGGGGCCTCCAACCAGCCCCTGGCCCGCTGGCTGCCGGCTGAGTATGAGGACAGACTGTCACTCCCCTTCGGCTGGACCCCTGGCAAGAAGCGCAATGGTTTCCTCCTCCCTCTTGTGAGTCAGGGTGGAGGGTCTGGGAgtaaatacaggaagtaaaacaGCCCAGAGTGAGGCAGACAGGAATCAAACTCAGAGTTTCCCGCTCACCACATGGGGGGCTTTGGACAAAAAAGATCACTTCCtgtgtttcagtttcctcatctataatatGGCAGAAAATGCTGCCTCAGAGAGTTagcacaaatattaaataaagtcaTATAAAGACATGTCTCTTAATCTTAGCCATAACAatattaattgtttcttttcagAGAGACTTAGTGGCAAAGTATCTTGCTAAGCATAAAGCACTATACACCTTAATCTGGTTGAATCTATAAGTTTCATGTTTATCAATTTTCCCTTCATATGTCAATATGACAGTCTGTCATCTACCCCCTATCAAtatctttgtaaaattttcttctattgatCCTTCCATCTATCTAGCcagttctctcttttttatttacccCCTTAAAACCAGTCCAACATCTGTGAGTCAGTTCTATCATCTACGGGTCTATACGTCAATCTAACAATCTACTCTATTTACCACTGTGTAAGAGTTGGTGAGTCTGAGTCACTGACCCGgcccctctccttctctttacTGCTGGGCTTCTCAGGATTTAGGCCAGAGGCCAGCGTTCTAGGAATGATGGCCACAACAGGGAAGGCTACATCTCCTGGGACACAGGAGGACAGGAGAATTCAgggcagaagaggaggagaagctgcATCAGCTCCAGCAGGGGGCGCTGCTGCCCTCACCTGAGTCTTGGGTTGGCTCCAGCACCTTGTAGATCAGCTCTCCAAGCCCCTTGCTGACCTTATTTCCCCACAGGTCCGGGCTGTCTCCAACCAGATCGTCCGCTTCCCCAATGAGAGGCTGGCCTCTGACCGGGGCCGGGCCCTCATGTTCATGCAGTGGGGCCAGTTCATTGATCATGACCTGGACTTCTCCCCTGAGTCTCCAGCCAGAATATCCTTCACTGCAGGCGTTGACTGTGAGAAGACCTGTGCCCAGCTGCCGCCATGCTTTCCCATCAAGGTACCCAGGCCCCTGTGGAGGCCTCCAACTCAGGCAGTGGATTGCAGGTGGGGATCTGAGAGGCTGAAACCCCATCCTGAAGGAGCTGGGGTATAATCCAGACCCCAAGAAACACAGCTGGGCATAGACCAGGGTGGCAGTGGGCAATCTGCCAGAAGGTCAGAGCTCTATGGAGTGACTGATTGGAGATAGGCCTCAGCCATGGGGCTGATTCCAATAGCAGAAACCTCTACTTTTGGAAGCTCTTAGGGTCTCTTGGCTCCTGTCCTTCTCTCCTCTGGGTGGTCCAAGGGCCCTGCAGCCCTGGGCACCTCCTGAGTGGGCTGGGAGCAGGGTTCTACCTTTCAAGCCAGAAGGCAAGGAAGGTGTGGGGCATAgacacgaaagaaagaaagaaagaaagaaagagagagagagagagagaggggggggggaaagaaagaaagaaagaaagaaagagagagagagaaagaagaaaaaaaagaaagagaagaatctaGAATCCAGGGAGCAGACAGAGTCTCTGCTGGAGTGGAGGGGGACACAGTACTTCCTGCTGTCACCTCACTCCTTCCTTAAGCCCTGGTGCAGGTACCTCCTCTGCAGAGCTTTCTCAGGTCTATATCAAGCATAGCAAATGCCCCTCAGTTTGGTTACTTAGCTGTGCGTGTTTGCACGGCACTGTCAGTTTCCTGCCTCCCGCactaggatttttgtttgtttattttggtaccagagtttgaacccaaaggcacttaaccaAGGAGATGCATCccaagccccttttatttttattttattttttttattttgagacagggtcttgctaagttgcttagggcttcactaaattgctgcggctggccttgaactcgtgatcttcctgcctctgcctctccagtggctgggattacaggcatgtgccactgtgccaggcctgtACTGAGTTTTTAGACCTTCATCGTCTCCAAAGCACCTGAAAAGAAAGGAGCTTAGGAAGTGTCTGTCCAGCTGCTGGGTATTAAAGGAGCACAGGCTGAACTGTCAGAACTAAATTCTAATCCCATCTCTCCTGCCAAATGGTTGTCACATCATCCCTCAGAGAagctcagtttccccacctgcaAGAGGAAGCtctaaataatttcaaaagccTCAAGCGTTCCTAATCTTTTGTGACTGTGATAAAAATTTTGTTAAGCACACTCCAGCTGAAGCAGCGGGAGTCTGAGGGAGTCAGAGGGAATcaaggagggcttcctggagggaggAGTTTCGAGCAAGGTTTCCAGGGAGGTGGTGACCAAGAGGAGCGAGCCGGTGTGACTGACTTCTCTTCCATCTCAGATCCCACCCAATGATCCCCGCATCACGAACCAGCGTGACTGCATCCCCTTCTTCCGCTCGGCACCCTCATGCCCCCAAAACAGGAACAAAGTTCGCAACCAGATCAATGCGCTCACCTCCTTTGTGGACGCCAGCATGGTGTATGGCAGCGAGGTCTCCCTGGCCCTTCGGCTCCGCAACCGGACCAACTACCTAGGGCTGATGGCGGTCAACCAGCGCTTCCAAGACAACGGCAGGGCCCTGCTGCCCTTCGACAACCTGCAAGACGACCCCTGCCTCCTTACCAATCGCTCTGCACGCATCCCTTGCTTCCTGGCAGGTTGGACTTGGGGGAAGATGATGTCTTGGGAAGTCGTGGTGGGAAGTGGGTTAGGGGACTTGGATGGGGACCTCAGTGTTCACACCATAGGCATATATCTGAGCATGGTcatcagtcagtcagtcagttgGAAGGAGTCCCTTAGCCAATCCCTGTGTGTATCCAGAGCTCCCTGATTGACTTTCCAGAGTTGAAGGACTCACTCTCTATACGCATCACAACCTATTCCCAGGCAGCTCCACTGGCTCTAAGAAGGGTTCCCCTTATTTTGATCCAATATCTAGACCTGTTGCTCTTTGTCTTGCTTCTGGAACCTCAGAGAAGAGCCCCTTTACTTACCTGAAAGGACCTGTTACTTACacatagatatttttcttttctaggctAAATTTTCTTAGTtccccacccacccattcacttATTAGACACTGTGGCCTGGTCCTTCCTCTGGATGCATACTTTGAACTCTCCTCCAAGTCTTTGCCCCCATGTGTGTGGTTGTAATGATCATGGAATCGTTTCCAGTTATTCAAGATATTCCAGTGGGCCATCCCTAAACCTCACAGCAGCTCTGAAACACAGAAATTATCACCCTCATGTTACAGATGAGAAGCTGAGAGTTAGGGAGGAGAAGCAAAGAGTTTCCAATGGCAGCGCCCCCACAGGTAAAGCCAGTATAGTTCCCATGTCTCTGCCGTCTCCTATGGCCCACTGCTTGCCTCAAGGCCAGTGGCTCCAGCTCGCCTTGTAAGAATTGTACATTCAGTGTGTACATTCATGAGAAGTCTTTGTTACTCTAACAAGACTTTTGCTACAAGGCTTTGTTTGAAGGTAGCAGATGACTGAATTTACTTGCTCTGGTCTGGGTAGGGCTCTGCTCaactctccctttctttctctttccctctgacCTCCTGGGGAGAGCAACATGTAACCAAGTCCAAAGATGGGAAAAGATACAGCCCTTGGTAGAGCATATGCAGATAGCTGCAGATAGACAGGCATGCAGTCCCAAAGTCAAGGTTCCAAGAGTCCTCAAGATCTCCCACCATAGCTGTCCTGGGCTATGAATCTGGTCAGTTTGTACATAGAATCATTAGGCAAAGGTCTCTCCATTTGAGAACCAAGTAGCTGCTTTGTGCTCCTTGCCTGGCCCTAACCTTTCCAGCCACTTAGGGACCCAAGACCCCACTCTGCTCCCCCTCCTGGGCTGTAGTTTTGGGAGGAGGATGGTTGTCAGTGAGGAGTCTCATGGCAAATCAAGGAAGATGGAGTGAGGGCAGAGCTAGGCTCACTCCATCTCCCCAGACCCCAGACCTCCATCTACCCTTGCACAAAGACTCTCTCTGGGCAGGGCTTTGGCAACTCTGAACTTGGGTTTTTCAAGGTGATTCTCGATCAACTGAAACCCCCAAACTGGCGTCCATGCACACCCTCTTTGTGCGAGAGCACAACCGGCTGGCCACCGAACTGAGACGCCTCAATCCTCGCTGGAGTGGAGACAAGCTGTATAATGAGGCTCGGAAGATTGTGGGGGCCATGGTCCAGGTAGGGGACCCTGAGTCCCAGCATCCCCCAGAAAACAACCTGGCCTGAGGCGCAATCTGAGGGAGTGGCTTCCACCTTTCTCAGCACATGCTTGGGGATGTGCCTTGATGGGAGTAgggggtgtgggtggggtgtggggagggtgggtctgggtgactggggttggGAGGTACCTCTACCATGGGTTCTGCTGCTACTTAGTTATGACCTTGTCCATGACACTCAACCTCTCTGTCCTTCAGTATCTCACCTATCAATGGGAAATTAACATTGCCAAATTTGACATGATAATCATAATGACTTGCTATGTCTGAGCAACCCTTTGAAGGCATGAGTCCATCTGAAGGCCAGATGTAGACTGGGCAGCCACTCAGGACACATTCTTTGTATGTCTTCTCTGCCAGATCATCACCTACAGGGATTTTCTGCCCTTAGTTCTGGGAAAGGCCCGGGCCAGAAGAACCCTGGGGTCCTACAGAGGGTATTGCTCCAACGTGGACCCACGCGTGGCCAATGTCTTCACCTTGGCCTTCCGCTTTGGCCACACCATGCTGCAGCCCTTCATGTTCCGCTTGGACAGCCAATACCGGGCCTCAGCACCCAACTCCCGTGTTCCACTAAGCTCCGCATTCTTTGCCAGCTGGAGAATTGTGCATGAGGGTGAGGCTTTCCTAGGGCAAAGCAAGAGAGGGTGGGAAGCACTCCTTCCCCCAGGTGGGTCCAGCTGACTGCCAGGAGGCTAGGCTGTGTCGAAGGCTGCTGCTAATGTCTCCCCAGGACTGTGGAGAAAAGGCAGGGCCAGCAAGACCCTCAAGCATGGACCTCCCAGGCCCTGAGGGATGAGGGGATTGAGACCTATGTTAGCCTGGCACGTTGTGGACCTGCAAGGAGCTCACCATCCCTCTTTTAAGAAGTGGGTTAATCCCTCCCAGCTCCAGCTCCCTCCTGTCCACCCACAGAGGTTCTAACAAACATTAGAAAATATGCAACTGGCTTGTGCAGCTCTAGCTAGCTTGGCATCAGGGGCTTCTCAGAGGTTGGTCCAATCAGTGCTGCTCTCACTCCCTGCCACCAGGTGGCATTGACCCCATTCTCCGAGGCCTCATGGCTACTCCAGCAAAGCTGAACCGTCAAGATTCTATGCTGGTGGATGAGCTCCGGGACCGACTGTTTAGGCAAGTGAGAAGGATTGGGCTGGACCTGGCGGCTCTCAACATGCAACGCAGCCGAGACCACGGCCTTCCAGGTAAGGGAATGCCTGTCTCTCCTCACAGGCTTCACTCAGGTGTGGGCTGCTCAGGGGGTTCAGAGAAGACCCGGGAGCCTCTTTCTGACAGGAACTGTCTACAGGATGTGCAGGGGTGCAGAGCACCCAAGGCTGAGGCTGATGTACCAAAGCACCCCTGGGAGCCTTTGAAAGCCATCCTGCCAAGTCCTCCCCATATGCTGTAGGGCCTCCAGCTTTGGGTTCACCACAGGACAAGGATTTGAGTGCAGGAGCTGGAAAAAAGGAGATAAGGACTTTCCAAGTAGAGAAAAGTGGTAGATATAAAAGGCAGAGGACTGCTTCAATCGCCACCTCTCTGGAAAGTTCCAAGGAGAAAGGCTACAATTCCAAGGCTATGGAAACTGGCTCCTTGTTCCGGTGGGGTAAAAGTCAAAGAGCCTAGAGGCAAGgaacaaatggaataaaattaaggCCGCATTAGTTGTTTGATAAAAGACTAtaccaggaaaaaagaaagaataagcaCTTTCTTATATAACTTATTTAGTCCCCCTAATGACCTTGAAAAGCAGCTATAACTGCCACattatagaggagaaaataaGCTCAGAGACAGCTAGGTATTTATCCAAGGTAATACAAGtaagaagtaataaaaatttgaaattaaatttcaaatgtcCCCCCTTCTTCCCACTGTCAACCCCATTCAACTCCTTTGGGGAGGCCTTCAGCCACTGCCttgcccctccctccttccctgtctcctACCTCCTGTATAGATAGAACCTGAAGCCCCATCACCCCAGCAGATCTTTCATTATGCATAAAGGAGTCAGGGAACTTGCTACTGTCTACTGCACTCACCACATCAGGCACTCAGTATTTCTTACCTCCTTAAACTTGGGTGCTCCTGACAACTAAGGAGCTGTGGGCGCCCCCTGCTGGAGGCCTGAGATTGCTAGCCACATAAACTGTCTCAGTGACTTTCTGTTCCCCTCTGATACTGGTTCCTTTCATGACATCTCAGAAATATTACCTAGATGGCAGCTCTTGCAGTCTCCTCCCAAGTCCAACACCAAATTTGGAATTGAATGATCTTGATAGTGAAGGGGCTTTGGACAGGTCATGATTGCTTGATTTTAAATGACTGGATATAATTAACACACCAT
This window of the Ictidomys tridecemlineatus isolate mIctTri1 chromosome 3, mIctTri1.hap1, whole genome shotgun sequence genome carries:
- the Epx gene encoding eosinophil peroxidase, whose translation is MEMRLLLGLAGVLATLILPHPGDGTVSATPRAVENSLLQDCIAEAKLLVDAAYNRTQKSIKQRLRSGSASPMDLLSYFKQPIAATRTVVRAADYMHVALGLLEEKLQPWTSRPFNVTDVLTEHQLHLLSRATGCAPQDQAEKCSNKYRTITGRCNNKKRPWLGASNQPLARWLPAEYEDRLSLPFGWTPGKKRNGFLLPLVRAVSNQIVRFPNERLASDRGRALMFMQWGQFIDHDLDFSPESPARISFTAGVDCEKTCAQLPPCFPIKIPPNDPRITNQRDCIPFFRSAPSCPQNRNKVRNQINALTSFVDASMVYGSEVSLALRLRNRTNYLGLMAVNQRFQDNGRALLPFDNLQDDPCLLTNRSARIPCFLAGDSRSTETPKLASMHTLFVREHNRLATELRRLNPRWSGDKLYNEARKIVGAMVQIITYRDFLPLVLGKARARRTLGSYRGYCSNVDPRVANVFTLAFRFGHTMLQPFMFRLDSQYRASAPNSRVPLSSAFFASWRIVHEGGIDPILRGLMATPAKLNRQDSMLVDELRDRLFRQVRRIGLDLAALNMQRSRDHGLPGYNAWRRFCGLSQPRNLAQLGRVLKNNDLARKFLNLYGTPDNIDIWIGAIAEPLLPGARVGPLLACLFENQFRRARDGDRFWWQKWGVFTKRQRRALSRISLPRIICDNTGITTVSRDIFRANIYPKGFVSCRQIPKLNLSAWRGK